In Pseudosulfitobacter pseudonitzschiae, the sequence GACGGCGTGGTCATGTTCACGCCGATCTATCATGCTTTTGCCCGCGTGATCGAGGCCGCCGACCGCCGCATTGTCGAATGCCAGATGGCCCTGACCGATGGCCGCTATACGCTGGATTTCGACGCGTGGGATGCGCAGATGGACGGATCGGAAACGCTGTTGCTGCTGTGCAGCCCACACAACCCCGGTGGTCGCGTCTGGACGCAGGCCGAACTGGAAGGCGTCGCTGCCTTTGCCAAGCGGCACGATCTGATCATCGTCTCGGACGAAATCCACCACGATTTGGTAATGCCCGGCCATACACACATCCCGATGGCCCAGATCGACGGCATTGCGGACCGTCTGGTAATGATGTCGGCCACCACCAAAACCTTTTCGATCGCGGGTGCACATGTCGGCAACGTGATTATTCAGGACGAAGCGCTTCGGGCCAAGTTCGCCAAACGCATGGGGGCCCTTGGCCTGTCGCCCAACGCATTCGGATTGTTTATGGCAACGGCGGCCTATTCGCCCGAAGGGGCAGCTTGGGTTGACGCGTTGATGGAATACCTCGCCGGAAACGCGCGGATTTTCGACGAGGGCGTGAACGCCATTCCGGGTCTGAAGTCGATGCCGTTGCAGGCAACATACCTCAGCTGGGTGGATTTTTCCGGCACCGGCATGAGCCGCGAAGAAGTCACCCGCCGTATCGAGAAAGACGCGCAGATTGCCGCCAACTACGGACCCACCTTTGGCGCGGGTGGCGAGACATTCATGCGCTTCAACATCGCCACCCAGCGCAGCCGCGTGCAAGAGGCTGTGGCGCGTCTGACCAAGGCATTTGGCGACTTGCAGTAAGGCTTTGGCGTTCAGGCGCATGCGCCTGAACAGAACGGTCATGATTGCGCTCCGACAGGGGCGCGGTCAAACACCCCAACAGGCCGTCCGCACTCCGGCAGATTACATTTCGACGACAGGGCGGTCGGTCAGCAGGGCGACAGGCGCATCCGGCACCTTTTCAAAATCCAGCGCAGGCTTGTCCGCGACGGCGGTCGCGCGTTTGAATTCATAGATCATCTCGCCGGCCTCTTCGTCTGTGGCAACGATCAGGCACTGGAACAGATGGATCGCACCATCATACAGATCGACATAACCACGCAAATAAGGCGCACTTGACGCATCGACCGAAAAGCCGGTTTTCCACATGCGCAGCACCGGATGGGTCACCCCATCAATGTTCACACGCAGGCGCGAAGCCTTCTTCAGACTGGCCAAACGGGCGCTGTCCAGACCGGCCTGTACCTCTTTTGGCAGAAATGTCGTCATGGTCGTCCCCAATGTTGTCGGGTTAAAACTTGGCGCATCTTTGCTTAGCATCAAGTAAATTTACCATGATCTTCAAAATGCTGCACTGCGGCTGTTGCCGAAATGTGCGCCTGCGCAGGGGGGCTGCGCGATGACTGCGCTGTGCCTTTGCCCGTGCGCGCCCTAGGTTTGGGTCAACCAGCAAAGGAGATAGATATGGGTTTGCTCGTGGACGGCAAGTGGCAGGACAAGTGGTACGATACGGATTCCTCGGGTGGAAAATTCGAACGCACCCAGCCCAAGTTTCGCAACTGGATCACCGCAGACGGGTCCGCCGGCCCATCTGGCGAGGGCGGATTTGCCGCCGAATCGGGGCGCTACCATCTTTACGTTTCGCTTGCCTGCCCGTGGGCGCACCGCGCGCTGGTGTTTCGCAAGCTCAAGGGACTGGAGGATCACATCGGCCTGTCCGTCGTGCATCCCGAGATGCTGGGCGAAGGATGGACCTTTGACACAGATTTTGACGGTGCCACCGGCGACACGTTGTTCGGCCTGCCCTATGCGCGCGACATCTACACCCGCGCTGATGCGACGTTTTCGGGCCGCGTCACGGTGCCGATCCTATGGGATAAGCAGCGCGAAACCATCGTTAACAACGAAAGCGCGGAAATCATCCGGATGCTGAACAGTGCCTTTGACGCGATCACCGGCAACACCGACGATTACTGGCCCGCGGAATTGCACACCGCGATCGAACCCGTGAACCACCGCATCTACGACACACTGAACAACGGCGTTTACAAGTCAGGCTTTGCCACCACCCAAGAGGCCTATGACGAGGCCGTGCATCCGTTGTTCGACACGCTGGACTGGCTGGAAGAACGGCTGGGCCAGAACCGCTATCTGATGGGTGACCAGATCACCGAGGCTGACTGGCGGTTGTTCACCACGCTGGTCCGTTTCGACAAAGTGTATCACACCCACTTCAAGTGCAACCGCGCGCGGATCGTTGATTACCCTAACCTATGGGCCTACACGCGCGAGCTATATCAATGGGATGGCGTGGCCGAGACGGTCAACTTTGATCACATCGTGCGCCACTACCACTACAGCCACGACACCATAAATCCGAACCGGATCATCCCGATCAACCCCAACCCCGATTTCAACGCACCGCACGGGCGCGGCTAGATCAGGCAGAGTGAGCTACGTTTTTCAGACCATAGTGTTCGACCATCGCGGCAAGATCCTCGGGCGGGGTCCGGCTTTGAACAAAGGCGCAGGCGTTCTGCGCGTGGGCAAAGATCGACCCATCGGAAAAGAACGACGTGTTGGTCACAAAGATCACCTGCGTGTCGGGGCAGCGGTAGCTGGCGAAATCCGAAACCGCCAGCGCGCTGCCGTCCCTGAGCACCAGATCAAGGATAATAATGTCGGGACAGGCTTCTACGATCTGCTGCGTTGCATCCTCTTGTGTGGTTGCCACGCGCACGTTCATGCCCGAACGTACAAGATGCTTGCGCCACAGATCGCACAAACCCGCTTCGCTTTCGACAATCAAAACATCCATCATCCGCATAATCCCCGGCGCCAATTAGGCCTGACCTCAGCAATCTGCCCAACACCTTAACAAAGTGTTAATGACAGCTCCCAAATCCTGACAAGTCGTAAATCAATCCTAAACCGGCTTGTTTTCGCCGTTGGGGCCGTGTGAATAGGGCGACAATCAGCCAAAAACGGCAAAAGGACACCTGAGTGGCACAAAATCGGGATCATGGCGGCAATCTGGACACAGCGCTTGCCCGCTTTGGCGGCGCGCACAGCGATTGGGTGGATTTGTCCACGGGGATCAACCCCGTGCCCTATCCGGTGCCACGGCTTGCGCCCGAGGCATGGACCGCCCTGCCCGATGCCACCGCAACCGCCCGGCTCGAGGCCGCGGCACGCGCGTTCTGGAATGTGCCAGATCACGCCGACGTGTTGGCCGCACCCGGCGCCTCGGCGCTGATCGCGCAGATGCCACGGCTGGCCACAGCGGGCAGCGTTGCGATCCCGGGGCCGACCTATAACGAACACGCTGCCGCCTTTCAGGTACATGGATGGGAGGTCACCCAAAGGGGCGTGGCGCAGGTTCTGGTGAACCCCAACAATCCCGACGGACGGATCTGGACCATTGATGATCTGAAAAACGACCTGCGAGTAATCGATGAAAGCTTTTGCGACGTCACCCCCGATGCTTCGCTGATGGCGCAGGCGGCCGCTTCGGGCACGGTGATCCTGAAGAGCTTTGGAAAATTCTGGGGGCTGGCAGGGCTGCGGTTGGGCTTTGCCATTGGTGATCCCAAGCTGATCGGCGCATTGCGCACCATGCTGGGACCGTGGCCTGTGTCAGGCATCGCGCTGGCGACGGGCACCGCAGCGCTGTCCGATCCCGACTGGGCGGCGCAAACGCGGGCGCGGCTGGCGCAGGATGCCGCACGGCTGGACACGATCATGGCGGCCAAGGGCGCGTCTGTTGTCGGGGGCACCGATCTGTTCCGCCTCTATGACGTCGATAATGCCACTGCTTGGCGCGACCGCCTTGCCGATGCGCAAATCTGGAGCCGCATCTTTCCCTATTCCGACACATGGCTGCGTCTTGGCCTGCCCGCGCCCCACTGCTGGGCCCGGATCGAGGCCGCCTAATGGACACGCCCCTGCTGCTGATCCTTGCCCTGCTGCTGGACGCAGCGTTGGGCGAACCGAAATGGCTGTGGGTGCGCCTGCCGCACCCTGCCGTGCTGATGGGGCGCGCTGTCGGTGCGCTTGACGCGCGGCTGAACACCGGCCCCCATCGCAAATGGCGCGGCGTCGCGGCTGTGGCGGTGCTGGTGCTGGGCGGCGGCGCTGTTGGCGCAGTGCTGAACCTGTTCGGCCCCGTGATCGTCACAATCGCTGCCGCGACCCTGCTGGCGCAGCGGTCGCTGGTGCAGCATGTAAGCGCAGTGGCCGACGGCTTGCGAATGTCGCAGGAACAAGGCCGCCGCAACGTCGCAATGATCGTCAGCCGCGACACCCGCGACATGGACACCAGCGCAACCGCCCGCGCCGCCATCGAAAGCGCGGCTGAAAACCTCAGCGACGGCGTAATCGCACCCGCCTTCTGGTTTTTGATCGGCGGCTTGCCGGGGCTGGTGATCTACAAGGCCGTGAATACTGCCGACAGCATGATAGGGTATCGCACCGAGAAATACCGCGCCTTTGGCTGGGCAGCCGCACGGCTGGACGATGTGCTGAACTGGATTCCCGCACGTCTGACCGCCCTGCTGATTGCCGCCCTCTCCGGCGGCTTGCACCAGTGGTCCGCCATCACCGCCGACGCCCGCCGCCATCGCAGCCCCAACGCAGGCTGGCCCGAGGCCGCAATGGCCCGCGCCCTGAACATCGCACTGGCAGGCCCCCGCAGCTATGATGGCGCGATCCAGCCGCTCGCCTGGGTGAACGCAGGCGGTCGTGTGCCGTTGAAACCGGCAGACATTGACGCGGCCTGCGCGATCCTATGGAAGACATGGGGTGCTTTTCTGGGTCTTACAGCCCTCGTATTCTTACTCTGAACTGGACCATTTATGTTGCGCCTTGCTTTTCTCGCTCTTGCCCTGACCCTGCCTGCGGCGGCTTTTGCCCAATGCGGTGGATCCTTTGCCGACTTCAAAGCGGGGCTGAAAGCCGAAGCCGTCAACATGGGTATCCCCGCAGCCTCGGCTGATGCGTTCCTGTCAGGTGTGCGTCAGGATCCTGCCGTTCTCAGGGCCGATCAGGCGCAAGGTGTGTTCCAGAAACCCTTTATCGAATTCTCGCGGCAACTGATTTCGTCCCAGCGGTTGAACAAAGGGCTGCAACTGGCCCAGCAATACGACAGCACCTTTGATGCCATCGAAGCGACCTATGGCGTGGACCGCACAGTGCTGTTGGCTTTCTGGGCGTTCGAGACCGATTATGGTGCGTTCCAAGGCGACTTTAACACCGCCAACGCGCTGGCCACACTGGCGCACGACTGCCGTCGCCCCGATCTGTTCCGCCCGCAGGTGCTGGCCGCCATGCGCCTGCACTCTGACGGCGAATTCGACCCACGCACCACCACCGGCGCTTGGGCCGGCGAAATCGGTATGGTGCAGATGCTACCGCTGGACATCATCGAAAACGGTGTCGACGCCGATGGCAACGGTCATATCGAGCTGAAAACCTCGCCCGTTGACGCGCTGACTTCGGGGGGAAAGATGCTGCAAAGCCTGGGTTGGCAGCCGGACCAACCATGGCTGCAACAGGTCAGCGTGCCGACCACGATGGATTGGTCGCAAAGCGGGCTGGACACCGTCAAACCTGCTGCCGACTGGCAGGCCTTGGGCGTGACTGCCCGCAGCGGCGCCTTGGCCGATCTGCCTGCATCGCTGATCCTGCCCCAAGGCCACAAAGGGCCCGCTTTCCTCACCTATCCCAACTTCAGCGTCTATTTCGAATGGAATCAGTCGTTCACCTATGTGCTGACAGCCGCCTATTTCGCCACCCGTCTGGGAGGCGCCGACATCTATGATGCGGGCAACCCCGATGCCGGACTGGATACTGCCCAGATGAAACAGCTGCAACAAACACTGCGCGACAGGGGCTATGATGTTGGCAAGATTGACGGCATTCTGGGCGCGGGCACCCGCAGCGCAGTGAAAGCCGAACAAAAGCGCCTTGGCCTGCCCGCCGACGCATGGCCGACACCGGCGTTGTTGAACCAACTCTAAAGGACACCCCACATGGCTCTTAAAAAAACCAGCGCCCAGATGGTCGCCGACGCCCGCACCCGTAT encodes:
- a CDS encoding lytic murein transglycosylase, with the protein product MLRLAFLALALTLPAAAFAQCGGSFADFKAGLKAEAVNMGIPAASADAFLSGVRQDPAVLRADQAQGVFQKPFIEFSRQLISSQRLNKGLQLAQQYDSTFDAIEATYGVDRTVLLAFWAFETDYGAFQGDFNTANALATLAHDCRRPDLFRPQVLAAMRLHSDGEFDPRTTTGAWAGEIGMVQMLPLDIIENGVDADGNGHIELKTSPVDALTSGGKMLQSLGWQPDQPWLQQVSVPTTMDWSQSGLDTVKPAADWQALGVTARSGALADLPASLILPQGHKGPAFLTYPNFSVYFEWNQSFTYVLTAAYFATRLGGADIYDAGNPDAGLDTAQMKQLQQTLRDRGYDVGKIDGILGAGTRSAVKAEQKRLGLPADAWPTPALLNQL
- the cbiB gene encoding adenosylcobinamide-phosphate synthase CbiB; translated protein: MDTPLLLILALLLDAALGEPKWLWVRLPHPAVLMGRAVGALDARLNTGPHRKWRGVAAVAVLVLGGGAVGAVLNLFGPVIVTIAAATLLAQRSLVQHVSAVADGLRMSQEQGRRNVAMIVSRDTRDMDTSATARAAIESAAENLSDGVIAPAFWFLIGGLPGLVIYKAVNTADSMIGYRTEKYRAFGWAAARLDDVLNWIPARLTALLIAALSGGLHQWSAITADARRHRSPNAGWPEAAMARALNIALAGPRSYDGAIQPLAWVNAGGRVPLKPADIDAACAILWKTWGAFLGLTALVFLL
- a CDS encoding threonine-phosphate decarboxylase — protein: MAQNRDHGGNLDTALARFGGAHSDWVDLSTGINPVPYPVPRLAPEAWTALPDATATARLEAAARAFWNVPDHADVLAAPGASALIAQMPRLATAGSVAIPGPTYNEHAAAFQVHGWEVTQRGVAQVLVNPNNPDGRIWTIDDLKNDLRVIDESFCDVTPDASLMAQAAASGTVILKSFGKFWGLAGLRLGFAIGDPKLIGALRTMLGPWPVSGIALATGTAALSDPDWAAQTRARLAQDAARLDTIMAAKGASVVGGTDLFRLYDVDNATAWRDRLADAQIWSRIFPYSDTWLRLGLPAPHCWARIEAA
- a CDS encoding glutathione S-transferase family protein; protein product: MGLLVDGKWQDKWYDTDSSGGKFERTQPKFRNWITADGSAGPSGEGGFAAESGRYHLYVSLACPWAHRALVFRKLKGLEDHIGLSVVHPEMLGEGWTFDTDFDGATGDTLFGLPYARDIYTRADATFSGRVTVPILWDKQRETIVNNESAEIIRMLNSAFDAITGNTDDYWPAELHTAIEPVNHRIYDTLNNGVYKSGFATTQEAYDEAVHPLFDTLDWLEERLGQNRYLMGDQITEADWRLFTTLVRFDKVYHTHFKCNRARIVDYPNLWAYTRELYQWDGVAETVNFDHIVRHYHYSHDTINPNRIIPINPNPDFNAPHGRG
- a CDS encoding response regulator, translated to MDVLIVESEAGLCDLWRKHLVRSGMNVRVATTQEDATQQIVEACPDIIILDLVLRDGSALAVSDFASYRCPDTQVIFVTNTSFFSDGSIFAHAQNACAFVQSRTPPEDLAAMVEHYGLKNVAHSA
- a CDS encoding MalY/PatB family protein encodes the protein MSFDDIIDRRDTHCAKWDMMEKLYGVSADDGLAMWVADMDFQPPKCVIDALQARVDHGMFGYFGDDSDYRAAIQWWMKERHNWDIQPEWIFSTHGLVNGAAMCIDAYTKQGDGVVMFTPIYHAFARVIEAADRRIVECQMALTDGRYTLDFDAWDAQMDGSETLLLLCSPHNPGGRVWTQAELEGVAAFAKRHDLIIVSDEIHHDLVMPGHTHIPMAQIDGIADRLVMMSATTKTFSIAGAHVGNVIIQDEALRAKFAKRMGALGLSPNAFGLFMATAAYSPEGAAWVDALMEYLAGNARIFDEGVNAIPGLKSMPLQATYLSWVDFSGTGMSREEVTRRIEKDAQIAANYGPTFGAGGETFMRFNIATQRSRVQEAVARLTKAFGDLQ